A window of Chryseobacterium aquaeductus genomic DNA:
GTAATTAAGCAATTGAATCGGTGAAAAATGCGTAAATATTATTGTTGCAATATTACAAAAATTATTGGAACTAACAAAATTTACCGCTTCAGATGTTAAATATTCACTATATTTTAATATGGAACCTATGCTAGAAACCTTCTCCAGCGCAATTTCTATATTATTTTTTTTATCTCCAATGTTACTTCCTAGTAACAAAACGACCTTATGCTGCGACATATTAGAAAATGATTATTTTATGAAGAGTTTCTTTAAGAATGTATTGGCAAATATAGTAGCTATTGTGGTACTATGTGTTGTGTTTTTCTTCTTTTTTATCATCATGGTTGCATTTGGATCCATGAGTAATGAAAAATCTGTGAATGTAAAGAAGAATTCTGTTTTGACAATTAATCTCAAAACGGATATTATAGACAGCCCAACGGAGGATCAGCAAAGTATTTTTAATGTCAATAATAAAAATACCAGTGTATTAATATATGATGTATTAGACGCGGTAAGAAAAGCAAAAGATGACGATAAGATTAAAGGTATAAGTATCGAGGTAGACAATCTGAATGCAGGAATTACTCAAATTGATGATTTGCGAGCTGCAATTCAGGATTTTAAGAAGAGTGGAAAATTTGTGTATGCTTACGGTAACATGGTTTCGCAGTCTTCTTATTATTTAGGTTCTGTCGCTGATGAGTATTATCTTAATCCGTCTGGAGGAATAGAATTAAAGGGACTTTCTACGGAAGTTACTTTCTTTAAAGATTTTGCCGAAAAGTATGGTATCGGGATCGAAGTTATCCGTCATGGGAAATTCAAGTCTGCGGTTGAGCCATTTTTAAGAAATGATATTTCTCCCGAAAACAAAGAACAGCTGAGTACTCTTCTTAATGATATTTGGGATAACACAGCTTCGAAAATTGCTGTCTCCAGAAAAATGAATGTAAATCAGTTTAAAATGGTCGTGGATAGTTTGTACGGAATGATTCCTGATGTAAGTGTAAAAAATAAACTGGCAGATAAGTTGATTCAGAAAACCGAATATGATCAAATGATCAAGACAAAGTTGAAGTTGAAGCAAGATGATAAATTAAATAAAATCTCTTTAACAAAGTATATAGATTCTTTCACGGATAAAGATAAGTCTGGAGAAAAAGTTGCCGTTTTATATGCCTCAGGTTCTATTAATAATGGTGATGCGTACAGTGACATAAATTCTGAAAGGTATATTAAATATATAAAAGAACTTCAGGATGACGACAAGATCAAAGCTGTGGTTCTAAGAATCAATTCGCCGGGAGGAAGTGCAAATGCTTCAGACGAAATTCTGTTTGAACTTCAGCAATTGAAAAAGAAAAAACCATTGGTGGTATCTTTCGGAGATTATGCCGCTTCCGGTGGATATTATATTGCTATGGCTGCGGATAAGATTTATTCTGAACCGAATACCCTTACAGGATCAATCGGAGTATTTGGTGTGATGCCTTACTTCAAAGATTTAGCAAACAGAAACGGAGTGCGTTCCGATATTGTTGCTACCAATGCAAATGCAGCGTATTATTCTTCTTTAAACGGACTGACGCCTTACGGAGTGAATATAATGACTAAAAGTGTAGAAGGTACTTACAAAAGATTTGTACATTTTGTAACTCAAAACAGAAAAAAAACTTTTGAAGATATAGATGCAATTGGTGGTGGTAGAGTGTGGAGCGGTACCCGTGCAAAGCAAATAGGTTTGGTAGATGAGTTGGGTAGTTTGGAAGATGCTGTGAAGTTTGCGGCGCAAAAAGCAAATCTTAAATCATACAATGTTTCATCTTATCCTAAAAAAATGACAGCATTTGAGCAGATTTTTGAAGATCTAAATGAAGATGATATTTCTGCAAGAGTAATTAAGAACAAAATTGGTAAATCAAACTATGAAATTCTAGAACAGATTACAGACAAGAAATTGAAGTCTGAAGTGAAAATGGAAATGCCTTATCAGATTAAGATAAACTAAATTATATTATTCATAAAAAATCCCGATTTGAAATTTTCAAATCGGGATTTTTATTTTTTAATGGTTGTTATTTCTTTGTTACCATTCTGTAGATTGCAAGTAAAAGAACTGATCCTCCAATTGCTACCAGGAAGCTAGATAAATTAAATCCTGATACATCTACTCCGAAGATCATAGATCCGATCCATCCACCCAGCATACTTCCTAAGATACCGATGATGATTGTTACAATCCATCCGCCAGGATCGTTTCCAGGATGTAAAGCTTTAGCGATTGCTCCTGCGATAAGACCAAAAATGATCCATGATAAAATTCCCATAGTTTAAATTTTAATGTTAATAAATTTGTTTATTTTTCAAGAAATAAAGATTACTTATCTCTTCTTGAAGAATGAGTCTACAAACTCTGTACCATTAAATAATTGCAGGTCTTGTATCTTTTCTCCGACACCGATATATTTTACAGGAATCTGAAACTGATCAGAAATTCCAATCACTACACCACCTTTTGCGGTTCCGTCTAATTTTGTTACTGCCAGAGCATTTACTTCAGTAGCTGCAGTAAATTGTTTTGCCTGCTCAAAAGCATTTTGCCCTGTTGATCCATCTAGTACCAATAAAATTTCATGTGGAGCATCTGGGATCACTTTCTGCATTACTCTTTTAATTTTAGAAAGCTCATTCATCAGATTGATTTTATTGTGAAGTCTTCCTGCAGTATCGATGATGACAACATCAGCATCTTGAGCAACAGCACTTTGTACAGTGTCAAACGCTACAGATGCAGGGTCTGAACCCATTTCCTGTTTTACGATCGTTACTCCGGCTCTTTCGCTCCAAATCGTAAGCTGATCTACAGCCGCTGCACGGAAGGTATCTCCGGCACCCAGCACCACTTTTTTTCCTTCAGATTTAAACTGATGCGCCAATTTTCCTATTGTAGTGGTTTTCCCGACACCGTTTACTCCTACAACCATGATGACGTAAGGTTTTTTTGAAGTGTCGATGTTTCCGGTGTTGGCTTGTGGGTTTTCTAGCAGAAGTCCTGAGATTTCTTCACGTAAAATACGGTCAAGTTCGCTTGTGTTGACGTACTTGTCTCTTGCGATACGTTCTTCAATTCTCTGGATGATTTTAATGGTGGTAGACGCGCCTACATCGGAAGCAATAAGTATTTCTTCAAGATCATCCAAAACCTCATCATCTACTTTGCTTTTGCCGACAACGGCTTTAGTCATTTTTTCAAAGAAACCCTGGTTAGATTTTTCAAGACCTTTATCTAAAGTTTCTTTTTCTTCTTTTTTAAAAATATTTTTAAACCAACTCATTTTTATGAATTACAAATTATAAATTACGAATTGGTGAAATAAAAACATTCCATATCTTGTATGTACTTAGCAATTCCAAATTCGTAATTAGCTTATTAAAGCAAAGATAACAAAAAAACTACCCAAAATATGAGTAGTTTCTGTATTGTAAATAAAGTAACTGATTATTTTTTCAAATAAGCGTCAACTTCGTCTGCATTCATTACTTTTTCTTCGAAAACGTAAGCTTCTGATTTAGAAGACTTCACCATTTTCACCACTTTAGTCATTTTTTTTGACTGTCCGCTTTGTAGGGTTGCTACTACTTTCTTTGCCATGGTAAATTATATTTATAAATTACTTGATTTCTTTGTGAAGGGTAGATCTTTTAAGAACAGGATTGTATTTTTTCAATTCCAATCTTTCTGTAGTGTTCTTTTTATTTTTTGTAGAAATGTATCTAGACATTCCTGGCATACCACTTTCTTTGTGCTCTGTACATTCAAGAATTACTTGAACTCTGTTTCCTTTTTTTGCCATGATTTAGTTCTTTTTAATCAATCCTTCTCTGATGCCTCTTTCGATAGCTTCTTCGATTCCAATCTTGTTAATAACTCTCAATCCATGAGCTGAAACTTTTAGCGTAACATGCTTGTCTTGCTCTGGAAGGTAAAATTTCTTTTCCAATAAGTTAATTTCAAAACGACGCTTCGTTTTGTTATTAGCGTGGGAAACGTTGTTACCAACCATTGCACGCTTTCCTGTTATCTGGCAAATTCTTGACATATCTCGATGTTCTTATTTGTATAATATTTGAGGTTGCAAAATAACGGATAATTTTTTAGATAGACAAGTTTTGTATAAAAATTTCTTTATATTATTTAAAAAAATTAAACTTTCTTTTTCTGCATTTTGTCCTGCACTCTTGTTATAAGGAAGTAAAACAATAGGAAACCAAATGCAAATATTGAAAATCTTGTCAATAGATCTCCGGATTTTACATAAAAGGTTTCATGATCATAAAGATTTACTTTGGCAAATAAAGCTGTTTTGTCTCCGTAAAAAGTATCTTCTAATATCTCTCCTCTTGCACTGATATGCGCTGAAATCCCGCTATTTGCAGATCTTGCAATCTCTCTTCTGGTTTCAATAGCGCGCAGTTTTGCGTAAGATAAAAGTTGCTTGTGACCTTCCGAAACTCCCCACCATGAGTCATTCGTCATGATCGCCAAAAAGTTGGCTCCTTTTTTTACATATTCTGCAGTAAATTCGCCATAAATGCTTTCATAACAAATAATAGGTGCGATTTTTCCTTTGTTGGAAGGATTTGAAAAAGCTACTCGCTCATCGTCTGTTCCCAATGAAGCGACTGTTCCTCCCAAATCAAGCATGGCATCTCCTAATAGTGGTTTAAAAAAGCTCATATATGGGAAAATTTCAACTCCCGGAACCAGTTTTCCTTTATGGTAAACCTCAACTTTTTGATCAGGAATGATTTGTACTGCAGAATTATACCTTTCCACCCATAATCCTTTATTGAGTTCGTAGGCTTCTTTTGGTAAATCTTTTTCACTTGTATAATATCTGTGAGAAGAAACTCCTGTCGCAAAAACAGATCCAGGATGTTTCGCCAAAAATCCTTTAACGTTATTTAAAACTTCACTTTTTTCAAATGCAGTTTCCGAGAACGAACCTCTTCCGGGAAGTGCTGTTTCCGGAGCGATATAGTAATCGATTTTTATTTTTGAGTGATCTTCTGCTAGTTTTAAAAGGTCGTTCTGTATCGTAATACTGTCTTCAGAGTATTTTTCAGCATAAGGATCTAAAGCCGGCTGTAGCAACAAAACATTGATCTGACCAATCGGTTTTTCATTATAATTATGGTAGGTAAACAAAGAAATAATGATTGGCAATCCGATGAAAATTGTGGTAATCCCAATATTGATGATTAAATTTTTTCGCTTTCTTCCTGCTTCAAATATTCTAATGGTATAAAAAATTAAAACATTTGACACCAAGATCCAAAAGCTTCCTCCTGTAGCGCCTAAAGTATCATACCACTGAATGATTTCAGGATAATCTGAAAATACATTTCCTAAATTCAACCATGGCCATGTAAGTTCCCAATTCAGATGAAATTTCTCAAAACACATCCAGATCGCAACAAAAAATGCAAGACCCCAGTAAGTTCCCTGCGCGTTTTTATACCAGTGGTAACATTGGAAAACCACGGCGTATAATAAAGAATTAACCAAAACAGGAAATACAACTGCAAAAAGAGAATGGCTTCCATCAGGATTTCTGGCTTCGTAAAGCCAACCGGTTGTAACAATATTCCAGATGACAAAACAAAGGTATGAAAGCCCGAAAATCACCCAGCTTTTTCTTTTGAACTGCGAAAATTTAGAAACACCATGTTCCATCATCAGAAGCGGAACCAGTGCAAAAAATATAAAAAACGGAACTCCGTAGGTAGGCCATGATATCGACAATAGCATCGCCGAAATGAGTGTAAGTAAAAAGTATTTCATTAAAATATTTTAACACACAAATTTAATGTTTTTGAAATGAATAACTTTGCAAATGATGTTAAAGAAATTTTACAAATTTTTCATTTTTCCTTATACGATTTTTCTCCTTTACCTAATGTTTTTTGGAATGGGAAGGTATCAGTATGACGAAAATGTAATAAGAATAGAACCCGTTTTTTCGACTTTGAATTTCATAGAAAATACGATCCGTTGGTGGGATATTATTCGTATTGTGTTGGGAAACGTGATTATGTTTATACCCTTTGGTTTTTTGGGATGTGCTTTTCCTCAATTGAAGGATTTAAAAAGTACTGTCATGGTTTTTGTCTCTGCAATTGTGATTGTAGAGGGGCTTCAATATTTTACAAGACTGGGAATTTTTGAGATTGATGATATCATCCTCAATACTTTTGGAGTTTATTTAGGCTATAAAATTCGCACTTTTTTTGAATTGCGTTTCAAAAATTCAGTTGTCTAAAAAATTTAAAAGTTTAATTCTCTATAACTCTATAACTCTCTAACCCTCCAACTCTCTAACCCTCCAACCCTCAACCTCTCCAACCCAATTATCCATTCAATTCTTTCGCTCTTTTTTCCGCATTTAAAATTCCTTTTTGTAAAATTTCTTTAAAATTGTTTTCTTCAAAAGTTTTTAAAGCAGCTTCTGTAGTTCCGCCTTTTGATGCGACGTCTTTTATGAGATCGTCAAGATTTTTTTCAGAATTATTGATTAAGTGGTAAGCTCCGAGCATCGTTTGTTTTACGAAAAGTTTAGAAAGATTTT
This region includes:
- the folK gene encoding 2-amino-4-hydroxy-6-hydroxymethyldihydropteridine diphosphokinase, giving the protein MSQHKVVLLLGSNIGDKKNNIEIALEKVSSIGSILKYSEYLTSEAVNFVSSNNFCNIATIIFTHFSPIQLLNYIKKIEIEMGRINDSTVSGVYTDRIIDIDIVKYDDLKFTSERLEIPHKKHLFEREFSKILLKDFI
- the sppA gene encoding signal peptide peptidase SppA codes for the protein MKSFFKNVLANIVAIVVLCVVFFFFFIIMVAFGSMSNEKSVNVKKNSVLTINLKTDIIDSPTEDQQSIFNVNNKNTSVLIYDVLDAVRKAKDDDKIKGISIEVDNLNAGITQIDDLRAAIQDFKKSGKFVYAYGNMVSQSSYYLGSVADEYYLNPSGGIELKGLSTEVTFFKDFAEKYGIGIEVIRHGKFKSAVEPFLRNDISPENKEQLSTLLNDIWDNTASKIAVSRKMNVNQFKMVVDSLYGMIPDVSVKNKLADKLIQKTEYDQMIKTKLKLKQDDKLNKISLTKYIDSFTDKDKSGEKVAVLYASGSINNGDAYSDINSERYIKYIKELQDDDKIKAVVLRINSPGGSANASDEILFELQQLKKKKPLVVSFGDYAASGGYYIAMAADKIYSEPNTLTGSIGVFGVMPYFKDLANRNGVRSDIVATNANAAYYSSLNGLTPYGVNIMTKSVEGTYKRFVHFVTQNRKKTFEDIDAIGGGRVWSGTRAKQIGLVDELGSLEDAVKFAAQKANLKSYNVSSYPKKMTAFEQIFEDLNEDDISARVIKNKIGKSNYEILEQITDKKLKSEVKMEMPYQIKIN
- a CDS encoding GlsB/YeaQ/YmgE family stress response membrane protein, coding for MGILSWIIFGLIAGAIAKALHPGNDPGGWIVTIIIGILGSMLGGWIGSMIFGVDVSGFNLSSFLVAIGGSVLLLAIYRMVTKK
- the ftsY gene encoding signal recognition particle-docking protein FtsY is translated as MSWFKNIFKKEEKETLDKGLEKSNQGFFEKMTKAVVGKSKVDDEVLDDLEEILIASDVGASTTIKIIQRIEERIARDKYVNTSELDRILREEISGLLLENPQANTGNIDTSKKPYVIMVVGVNGVGKTTTIGKLAHQFKSEGKKVVLGAGDTFRAAAVDQLTIWSERAGVTIVKQEMGSDPASVAFDTVQSAVAQDADVVIIDTAGRLHNKINLMNELSKIKRVMQKVIPDAPHEILLVLDGSTGQNAFEQAKQFTAATEVNALAVTKLDGTAKGGVVIGISDQFQIPVKYIGVGEKIQDLQLFNGTEFVDSFFKKR
- a CDS encoding DUF4295 family protein, giving the protein MAKKVVATLQSGQSKKMTKVVKMVKSSKSEAYVFEEKVMNADEVDAYLKK
- the rpmG gene encoding 50S ribosomal protein L33 codes for the protein MAKKGNRVQVILECTEHKESGMPGMSRYISTKNKKNTTERLELKKYNPVLKRSTLHKEIK
- the rpmB gene encoding 50S ribosomal protein L28; translated protein: MSRICQITGKRAMVGNNVSHANNKTKRRFEINLLEKKFYLPEQDKHVTLKVSAHGLRVINKIGIEEAIERGIREGLIKKN
- the lnt gene encoding apolipoprotein N-acyltransferase, with the translated sequence MKYFLLTLISAMLLSISWPTYGVPFFIFFALVPLLMMEHGVSKFSQFKRKSWVIFGLSYLCFVIWNIVTTGWLYEARNPDGSHSLFAVVFPVLVNSLLYAVVFQCYHWYKNAQGTYWGLAFFVAIWMCFEKFHLNWELTWPWLNLGNVFSDYPEIIQWYDTLGATGGSFWILVSNVLIFYTIRIFEAGRKRKNLIINIGITTIFIGLPIIISLFTYHNYNEKPIGQINVLLLQPALDPYAEKYSEDSITIQNDLLKLAEDHSKIKIDYYIAPETALPGRGSFSETAFEKSEVLNNVKGFLAKHPGSVFATGVSSHRYYTSEKDLPKEAYELNKGLWVERYNSAVQIIPDQKVEVYHKGKLVPGVEIFPYMSFFKPLLGDAMLDLGGTVASLGTDDERVAFSNPSNKGKIAPIICYESIYGEFTAEYVKKGANFLAIMTNDSWWGVSEGHKQLLSYAKLRAIETRREIARSANSGISAHISARGEILEDTFYGDKTALFAKVNLYDHETFYVKSGDLLTRFSIFAFGFLLFYFLITRVQDKMQKKKV
- a CDS encoding VanZ family protein gives rise to the protein MMLKKFYKFFIFPYTIFLLYLMFFGMGRYQYDENVIRIEPVFSTLNFIENTIRWWDIIRIVLGNVIMFIPFGFLGCAFPQLKDLKSTVMVFVSAIVIVEGLQYFTRLGIFEIDDIILNTFGVYLGYKIRTFFELRFKNSVV